In Hypanus sabinus isolate sHypSab1 unplaced genomic scaffold, sHypSab1.hap1 scaffold_265, whole genome shotgun sequence, the following are encoded in one genomic region:
- the LOC132388108 gene encoding NACHT, LRR and PYD domains-containing protein 3-like has translation MSSVGQEQSERMALPGQAGSEAPPTYLMTRWRHRACSVREGRCCFSFFVEAGRPWDWDRERVLTLAPWGGEPGTDYSLRGDDNSFLSVITSRLCCPAPGPKCEQDEDNQQSSVRIRMDKGRKSKRVGKVLKRFLSGSSSGKDDRDTRRKVPKQGQIESNVPMECGPTAAEVGQIQPTDSDVRDADPVPGTSTSEVTACQLESSLNTELSSLKQTGPEFTISDLLAQGEEYRLYQLTKFYRERLQQAIEEKVERLGWMLTKEGHFSREENEKVTELTEKGNRAESSTIFLSLVMGKGSRARRAMWESFLMWRTELPKLDRILREIQELGPDQQEYMNIAQGLSELSTQLIDVQQKHKETLRAQTETLRVNTILMTEKVKVFQLVDRYAELTVISTVRDWRLVEHELLARGRDHEEWREKHLRGELEKIQTDQLFQRSFSRSKSKSGRSAGVAGVPGIGKTTMVQRIVYDWATGKIYQQFQFVFSFKFRDLNSINCRINLSELILDQYPYFGNLLREIWKNPEGLLFIFDGLDEFKHNIDFADSRRDTEPMHQCPDPESWCEVSDIVYSLIQGKLLPGCSVLVTTRPTALHLLEKAKIGIWAEILGFVSEERKEYFIRHFEDQTVAEAVFKHVKENEILYTMSYNPSYCWILALTLGPFFTQRVRDPQRVPKTITQLYSYYIYNILKNHGREIENPREVLLRVGQMAFRGVSEKKIVFTDGDLIKYNLQPSQFLSGFLMELLEREDSAHCVVYTFPHLTIQEFVAAVAQFLNPHLGDILIFLTEAHNTKDGRFDVLLRFVAGLSNPMTARGLEEFLGPFPHETTCRVIDWVKEEVKRQSRNTRSEAGKRSLLKTLHYLFESQNRGLAQAALGSVETLSFSGMTLTPIDCTVLSHVIGLCDTIKQLDLEKCHIQCEGIQRLGPGLHKCQELSLGENKIGDSGVKLVSAALRNPKCKIQKLGLYRVGLTDSGAEYLASALSTNPSLTELNLSGNELEDSGVKQVSAALRNPECKIQKLRLGNVGLTDSGAEDLVSALSTNPSLMELDLSDNKLGDSGVKLVSAALRNPECKIQKLELYRIGLTGSGAGDLASALSTNPSLTELNLSGNELGDSGVQLVSAALRNPVCKIQKLRLKDVGLTDSGAEDLASALSTNPSLTELYLGGNKLGDSGVKLVSAALRNPECKMQKLRLGYVGLTDSGAEELASALSTNPSLTELGLRWNSLTDRSVPALHRLILTLSSLEWIELFGNRFSETGKKELRSLQGVRPGLRVTV, from the exons GTCATCACCAGCAGGTTGTGCTGTCCAGCACCGGGACCAAAGTGTGAACAAGACGAAGACAATCAACAAtcgtcagtcagaatcagaatggacaaag GTAGGAAATCGAAACGAGTAGGGAAAGTACTGAAGAGGTTTTTATCAGGCAGCTCATCGGGGAAAGATGATCGGGACACGAGAAGAAAGGTACCAAAGCAGGGTCAGATTGAGAGCAATGTCCCAATGGAATGCGGTCCAACTGCAGCAGAAGTGGGGCAAATTCAGCCCacagacagtgacgtcagagacgCTGATCCGGTCCCTGGAACCAGCACAAGTGAGGTGACTGCCTGTCAGCTCGAAAGCTCATTAAACACAGAATTGTCAAGTCTCAAACAAACAG GGCCAGAGTTTACAATCTCTGACCTCCTGGCACAGGGGGAGGAATATCGACTGTACCAACTGACAAAGTTCTACCGGGAGAGACTCCAACAAGCgattgaagaaaaggttgaaagactcggttggatgttgacaaaggagggacatttcagtagagaagaaaatgag AAAGTTACGGAGCTGACAGAGAAAGGAAaccgggcagagagttccacaatcttcctcagtttggtgatgggcaaaggctcccgggcccggagggcaatgtgggaatcctttctgatgtggaggactgagttaccgaagttggacagaatactgagggaaatacaggaaCTCG GTCCTGATCAACAAGAATACATGAACATCGCTCAAGGGTTATCTGAGTTATCCACTCAACTGATAG atgttcaacagaaacacaaggagactctgcgggcacaaactgaaacactgagagtgaacacgatcctgatgacggagaaggtgaaggttttccagctggttgatcgatacgctgagctcacggtcatttctactgttcgagattggagactggtggaacatgagctgctggcaagaggcagagaccacgaggagtggagagagaaacatctccGTGGAGAACTGGAAAAAATCCAAACTGATCAGTTATTCCAGAGAAGTTTCtcccggagtaaatccaaatcAGGTAGATCGGCAGGAGTAGCCGGtgtcccggggatcgggaaaacaacaatggtacaaaggattgtttatgactgggccacggggaaaatataccaacaattccagtttgtcttcagtttcaagttTCGAGATTTAAACTCTATTAATTGCAGAATTAACCTGAgcgaactgattctggatcaatatccttactttgggaatttaCTGAGAGAgatctggaagaacccagagggattgctgtttatattcgacggtttggatgaattcaaacacaacatcgattttgctgacagtcggagagacacagaacccatgcaccagtgcccagatcccgagtcgtggtgtgaagtgtctgacattgtgtacagtttaatccagggcaagctgctcccagggtgttcagtgctggtgaccactcgCCCCACTgcattacatttattggaaaaggcaaaGATTGGGATCTGGGCTGAAATCCTCGGATTTGTtagtgaggaacggaaggaatatttcatcaggcattttgaagatcagacagtggcggaagctgttttcaaacacgtgaaggagaacgagatactgtacaccatgagctacaacccctcctactgctggatcctcgctctgacaCTGGGccctttcttcacacaaagagtcagggacccgcagcgagttcccaagaccatcacccaactgtactcctactatatttacaacatcctgaaaaaccacggccgtgagattgagaacccccgtgaagtgttactcagggttggtcagatggccttcagaggagtgtccgagaagaagattgtgtttacagatggagatttgatcaagtacaatctgcagccttcccagttcctgtccgggttcctgatggagcttttggagagagaggattctgcccactgtgtggtgtacacattcccacacctcaccatccaagagtttgtagctgctgtcgcacaattcctgaatccccATCTTGGGGATATTCTGAtattcctcactgaagcccacaacacAAAAGATGGGCGATTTGATGTacttctccgttttgttgctggtctttccaacccaatgacagctcggggtctggaggagtttctgggtccatttcctcatgaaacaacctgccgggtgattgactgggtgaaggaggaggttaaacgccagagtaGAAACACgaggagtgaagctggtaaaaggagcctcctgaaaacattgcactacctgtttgagtctcagaatcgtggactggctcaggctgctctgggatctgtggaaacactttcattcagtggaatgacattgaccccgattgactgcacggtcctgtctcatgtcatcggactctgtgatacaataaaacagctCGACCTGGAGAaatgccacattcagtgtgagggaATACAGCGGCTGGggcccgggctgcacaagtgccaggagttgag Ccttggggagaataaaataggagattcaggagtgaaactggtgtctgcggctctgaggaacccgaagtgtaaaatacagaaactggg GCTGTAccgtgtcggtctcacagattctggtgccgagtatctcgcctccgctctcagtacaaacccatcactgacggagctgaacctGAGTGGTAATGAACTggaagattcaggagtgaaacaggtgtctgcggctctgaggaacccggagtgtaaaatacagaaactgcg gctcgGGAATGTCGGTCTGACAGATTCTGGTGcagaggatctcgtctccgctctcagtacaaacccttcACTGATGGAGCTGgacctgagtgataataaactgggagattcaggagtgaaactggtgtctgcagctctgaggaacccagagtgtaaaatacagaaactgga gctgtacCGTATTGGTCTCACAGGTTCTGGTGCTGGGGATCTCGCCtctgctctcagtacaaacccatcactgacggagctgaacctgagtggtaatgaactgggagattcaggagtgcaactggtgtctgcggctctgaggaacccggtgtgtaaaatacagaaactgcg gctgaaagatgtcggtctcacagattctggtgccgaggatctcgcctccgctctcagtacaaacccatcactgacggagctgtacCTGGgtggtaataaactgggagattcaggagtgaaactggtgtctgcggctctgaggaacccggagtgtaaaatgcagaaactgcg gctcgggtatgtcggtctcacagattctggtgctgaggaactcgcctccgctctcagtaccaACCCATCACTGACAGAGCTGGGCCTGAGATGGAACTCGCtcacagaccgatctgtccccgctctccaccgcctcatactgaccctgtCAAGTCTGGAGTGGATCGA GCTGTtcgggaatcggttcagtgagaccggaaagaaggaactgagatctctgcagggagtcagacccggactgagagtgaccGTGTGA